In Colletotrichum higginsianum IMI 349063 chromosome 3, whole genome shotgun sequence, a genomic segment contains:
- a CDS encoding major facilitator superfamily transporter: protein MTSDELSSPRRLQRVRRTLSSAAVGSLHLLASDTEFSQGSRHDEHTSPTRTSSRSQTARSRSSGSRSTEITSLSEDGLARTLSLPSIPEGEGSHGTEHGDPFADPRLRVQLSNEPRNPFDDAYSTELAGRPVEEAPCYHVFSRRQKWFVIAVIGAAGLFSGLSSNIYFPALDVIATDLQVSHQMVSLTITSYLAVQGVSPLIWGSISDALGRRPIYIASFAVYIVANIGLSFSPNFAVLLIFRGLQAAGSASTVSIGNGVIQDISPPAERGKFISFYQAIRNFSIAVGPVLGGVLANFLGFRSIFVFLLALSSAVTLVIVFFLPETMRAIAGNGSLRLRGVYKPLIRYLRKEPDYMEDPEGPVRRKEVTPMTFVEPLRLLAQKDILVNLVFGGVVYTVWSMVTSSTTDLFKMTFHLSELQIGLAFLPNGFGTIIGSAIAGKLMTRDYLSVEETYKASHGSDATERFTGGNLPADFPIERARLKRLPWIVLIFVVTTAAYGMSLNFASLTSRRGWIAVPLVLQFFVAATSNAVFSLNQTLITDLCPGKGASATAVNNLVRCGMGAVGVALAEMFIHSTGPGATFLGLALATVAVGPLAVVHWYWGQSWRASRMEAAERARTEKALGS, encoded by the exons ATGACTTCTGACGAACTGTCATCGCCCCGGCGGCTGCAAAGGGTACGCCGCACTCTCTCCTCGGCAGCGGTGGGCAGTCTGCACCTCCTGGCGAGCGACACGGAGTTCTCGCAGGGTAGCCGTCACGACGAACACACGAGTCCCACACGGACGTCCTCCAGGAGCCAGACGGCTCGATCTCGCTCGTCGGGAAGCCGGAGCACGGAAATCACGAGCTTGTCGGAAGACGGCTTGGCGAGGACGTTGTCTCTGCCGTCGATACCGGAGGGCGAAGGGAGCCACGGCACCGAACACGGGGACCCGTTTGCCGACCCGCGCCTCCGGGTGCAACTCTCGAACGAACCTCGGAACCCGTTCGACGATGCGTACTCCACAGAGCTGGCGGGACGGCCGGTGGAAGAGGCGCCGTGCTATCACGTCTTCTCCAGGAGGCAGAAATGgttcgtcatcgccgtcattgGCGCCGCTGGTTTGTTCTCGGGGCTCTCTTCCAACATTTACTTTCCGGCGCTGGACGTCATTGCGACA GACCTTCAAGTGAGCCATCAGATGGTCTCCCTGACGATCACGTCCTACCTCGCCGTTCAAGGTGTCTCGCCCTTGATCTGGGGGTCGATATCCGACGCCCTGGGTAGGAGGCCCATCTACATCGCGTCCTTCGCGGTGTACATCGTCGCCAACATTGGCCTCAGCTTCTCGCCAAACTTCGCCGTGCTCCTCATCTTCAGGGGCTTGCAAGCAGCCGGAAGTGCTTCGACCGTCAGCATTG GAAACGGCGTGATACAAGATATCTCTCCCCCGGCGGAGAGGGGGAAGTTTATCAGCTTCTACCAGGCGA TCCGGAACTtcagcatcgccgtcggACCCGTGCTCGGCGGAGTGCTCGCGAACTTTCTCGGTTTCCGAtccatcttcgtcttcctcctggCCCTCTCGTCCGCGGTGACGCTCGTCATCGTTTTCTTCCTGCCCGAGACCATGAGGGCCATCGCCGGGAACGGGTCGCTCCGGCTGCGGGGCGTCTACAAGCCGCTGATCCGGTATCTGAGAAAGGAGCCGGACTACATGGAGGACCCCGAAGGGCCCGTACGGCGGAAGGAAGTGACGCCGATGACGTTCGTCGAGCCGCTGCGCCTGCTGGCCCAGAaggacatcctcgtcaacctcgtTTTCGGCGGCGTGGTGTACACCGTCTGGAGCATGGTCACGTCAAGCACCACGGATCTCTTCAAGATGACATTCCATCTTAGCGAACTCCAGATCGGTCTAGCCTTTTTGCCAAATG GGTTCGGGACGATCATTGGTTCGGCCATTGCTGGCAAGTTGATGACGCGAGACTATCTTTCCGTCGAGGAAACATACAAAGCATCCCACGGCTCCGACGCCACCGAACGGTTCACGGGGGGCAACCTGCCCGCCGACTTCCCCATAGAACGCGCCCGCCTCAAGCGACTGCCGTGGATCgtcctcatcttcgtcgtcaccaCGGCGGCCTACGGCATGTCTCTCAACTTCGCCTCCCTCACTTCGCGGCGCGGCTGGATCGCCGTGCCTCTTGTTCTGCAgttcttcgtcgccgccacaagcaacgccgtcttctcgctgAACCAGACCCTCATCACCGATCTGTGCCCCGGAAAGGGTGCCAGCGCCACTGCCGTCAACAACCTCGTCAGGTGCGGGatgggcgccgtcggcgtcgcgctGGCCGAGATGTTCATCCATAGTACGGGACCTGGAGCTACgttcctcggcctcgccctcgccacaGTTGCAGTGGGACCCCTGGCGGTTGTACACTGGTACTGGGGCCAAAGCTGGCGGGCCAGCAGGATGGAAGCGGCCGAGAGGGCGAGGACTGAGAAGGCACTCGGCAGCTAA